From the genome of Geobacter sp. SVR, one region includes:
- a CDS encoding response regulator transcription factor: MKRVLVIEDEKDLAELLAYNMEKEGFQVSLAHEGTTGLEKALAEKPDLILLDLMLPGMLGTEVCRALRRDRRTMHTPVLMLTAKGDEIDRVVGFEVGADDYIVKPFSMRELTLRIKAVMRRLEVEEPVRDLLSVGAIAIDKQRHLVMSAGQEVELTSTEYKLLLYLAERIGRVISRERLLQDVWSYNNAGDTRTVDTHITRLRGKLGAPGDLIKTVRGFGYKMEEN; encoded by the coding sequence ATGAAGCGCGTTTTGGTTATCGAGGACGAAAAGGACTTGGCCGAACTGCTGGCCTACAACATGGAAAAGGAGGGCTTCCAGGTCTCTCTGGCCCATGAGGGAACCACCGGCCTGGAAAAGGCCCTGGCCGAAAAGCCCGACCTGATCCTGCTGGACCTGATGCTGCCCGGCATGCTCGGCACCGAGGTGTGCAGGGCACTCCGCCGGGACCGGCGCACCATGCACACTCCGGTCCTGATGCTGACCGCCAAGGGGGATGAGATCGATCGGGTGGTCGGTTTCGAGGTGGGTGCCGACGATTATATCGTCAAACCTTTTTCCATGCGGGAGCTGACCCTGCGCATCAAGGCGGTCATGCGGCGCCTGGAAGTGGAGGAGCCGGTCCGGGACCTGCTGTCCGTGGGTGCCATCGCCATCGATAAACAACGGCACCTGGTAATGAGTGCAGGGCAGGAGGTGGAATTGACCAGTACCGAGTACAAGCTGCTGCTGTACCTGGCCGAGCGCATCGGGCGGGTCATCAGCCGGGAAAGGCTGCTTCAGGATGTCTGGAGTTACAACAATGCCGGCGACACCCGCACTGTTGATACGCATATCACCCGTCTGAGAGGCAAACTCGGCGCGCCGGGCGACCTGATCAAAACCGTGCGCGGTTTCGGCTACAAGATGGAGGAGAACTGA
- a CDS encoding twin-arginine translocase TatA/TatE family subunit — protein sequence MFGFGLPELSIILVIVALIFGVGRLPELGGALGKTIRNFRKASEGKDEIEMKSREA from the coding sequence ATGTTCGGATTTGGTTTGCCTGAACTCAGCATCATCCTGGTCATCGTCGCCCTGATCTTCGGGGTAGGCCGCCTGCCTGAGCTGGGAGGCGCGCTGGGCAAGACCATCCGCAACTTCCGCAAGGCCTCGGAAGGCAAGGACGAGATTGAGATGAAATCCAGGGAAGCGTGA
- a CDS encoding metallophosphoesterase: MSQHDDKNNETGEIAVKGIDRREFMKRAAVGVGAVATTMVVGGCGSDNSSSPRSLAASVGPNSTTNKTAWKFGVMADTQWLNMKWADGNSYYDDGKNPNTSAIDIVQKLNDRFIAHGVNFVVQVGDFADAGYDAPGNNRNIAKADGTAAYVMANGQVAEDTRALFAQKLYNAGIGFFPVRGNHDDTAVTAQEFQTIFPQTQDGSMNASPANVLSLINPDSAKQPSPSKTGSSFTMGKNFSTIGSPSANLKGLSYGFDYNNARFVLIDQFTTLDGKDPDGAAYALGTTARKQTAWVNTTLSGRDASITPHAFVFAHKGLITQQHVDVLFGTDPSTANAPGMDDFIRVLDTNKVDFYFCGHDHIHNRSIVKTIDGNGSGQVHHILCQSNSSKFYTPNENNPTGRGAAGPSALKSNDEYFCGNKRQTQLSQELYTVGYYIVTVDGPNVQIDYYSAPIPVIYGDNTESLMLTTPATLNFTKRETFGLSKAGKEFVLSNGDPLTAVTDTYKATTIKILAGTNGNPIVDPSGRKYSNAVTTSWWDANGTASDILALWGMAYTLGSDQTDQYVLQLSYDKSKGTPVLATPDYNGTWVNAVDQNIGSNAKKLVSGPYTAGAALGTYGVDTTNGVVWAVLNYNGYFAAITGI; encoded by the coding sequence ATGTCGCAACATGATGACAAGAACAATGAAACGGGTGAGATCGCGGTGAAAGGCATAGACCGGCGAGAATTCATGAAACGCGCGGCGGTCGGCGTCGGCGCCGTGGCCACCACCATGGTTGTCGGCGGGTGCGGATCGGACAATTCGTCAAGTCCCAGGTCGCTGGCTGCGTCGGTCGGTCCGAACTCCACAACCAATAAAACCGCCTGGAAATTCGGGGTCATGGCCGACACTCAGTGGCTCAATATGAAATGGGCCGATGGCAATTCCTATTATGACGACGGCAAAAACCCGAACACCTCCGCCATCGACATCGTCCAGAAACTCAACGACCGCTTCATCGCCCATGGAGTAAATTTCGTGGTGCAGGTGGGTGACTTCGCGGATGCGGGCTATGATGCTCCGGGCAACAACCGGAATATCGCCAAAGCGGACGGCACCGCCGCCTATGTCATGGCCAACGGCCAGGTGGCCGAGGATACCAGGGCGCTCTTTGCCCAAAAGCTGTACAACGCCGGCATCGGTTTTTTCCCGGTACGGGGCAACCACGACGACACCGCGGTAACCGCCCAGGAGTTCCAGACCATCTTCCCCCAGACCCAGGACGGCTCCATGAACGCTTCTCCGGCCAATGTGCTGAGCCTAATCAACCCGGACAGCGCCAAGCAGCCGAGCCCCAGCAAAACGGGAAGCAGTTTCACCATGGGCAAGAACTTCAGCACCATAGGCAGCCCCAGCGCCAATCTGAAAGGACTTTCCTACGGCTTCGACTACAATAACGCCCGGTTCGTGCTCATCGACCAGTTCACCACGCTTGACGGGAAAGACCCGGACGGCGCGGCCTACGCGCTGGGAACAACGGCCAGAAAACAGACGGCATGGGTAAACACCACTCTCTCGGGCAGGGACGCGAGCATTACTCCCCACGCTTTCGTCTTTGCCCACAAGGGGCTGATCACCCAGCAGCATGTGGACGTGCTCTTCGGTACCGACCCCTCCACCGCAAATGCCCCCGGCATGGACGATTTCATCCGGGTCCTTGACACCAACAAGGTTGACTTCTACTTCTGCGGCCACGACCACATCCACAACCGCAGCATCGTGAAAACCATCGACGGCAACGGGTCGGGCCAGGTCCATCATATCCTCTGCCAGTCCAACAGCTCCAAGTTTTACACCCCCAACGAGAACAATCCCACCGGACGCGGAGCGGCGGGACCGTCGGCGCTCAAATCCAATGACGAGTACTTCTGCGGCAACAAGCGGCAAACCCAGTTGAGCCAGGAGCTGTACACCGTCGGCTACTACATCGTCACGGTGGACGGGCCGAACGTGCAGATCGATTATTACTCAGCCCCGATCCCCGTTATTTACGGCGACAACACCGAATCCCTGATGCTCACCACCCCGGCCACTCTCAACTTCACCAAACGGGAGACCTTCGGCCTGAGCAAGGCGGGCAAGGAATTCGTGCTGAGCAACGGCGATCCCTTAACCGCGGTCACGGACACCTACAAGGCCACCACCATCAAGATTCTGGCCGGGACCAACGGCAACCCGATCGTGGATCCGAGCGGCCGCAAATACTCCAACGCTGTGACCACGAGTTGGTGGGACGCCAACGGCACCGCCAGCGACATCCTCGCCCTGTGGGGCATGGCGTACACCCTGGGGAGCGACCAGACCGACCAGTACGTGCTTCAATTGAGCTATGACAAGTCCAAGGGCACGCCGGTCCTGGCCACTCCGGACTATAACGGCACCTGGGTGAACGCCGTGGACCAAAATATCGGCAGCAACGCCAAGAAACTCGTCAGTGGCCCCTACACGGCGGGCGCCGCCTTGGGCACCTACGGCGTCGATACGACCAACGGCGTTGTCTGGGCGGTCCTCAACTACAACGGCTACTTCGCCGCTATCACCGGCATATAA